In the Sarcophilus harrisii chromosome 3, mSarHar1.11, whole genome shotgun sequence genome, one interval contains:
- the LOC111719702 gene encoding uncharacterized protein LOC111719702 isoform X3 — translation MGENLHKNRDQISGTAAELIQFPQNSLYRQTSSVLLPCHPHRISPFWEKEYQSRTELMSLLQQTSNTSQSSHRHYHKNVQEPTSWLKHSGNAPKMPHLNYRAVAAPLPRLHHLAKPASRHKHRTVAPVLPLPRTDIPTRKTSGSLIPIDQCLIPPLSLKHQYDFPSDSDHRLENSSGSDHLPKIFPACDHLSIEDLSLLNPKDPISTFSDHQTKVPLYKGHKSRDTPVPDTQIKTSGPLARPPTQGTKVLPRPRRRIKATNALLGLFNLDPVLHPLAKSLPFTNWTKGPNFRSPSPNHQAQTQALKTSHSDLQLKEAMSFLQYLEHRPRPLAVPTSHLNRKNRSTTVCKYNNRQLHGPCSLAHVSVQTEQDNWETKLLRKYLLDSRPCSPEEKPSTLVKIDKEPFEAIFQGKAIQDLTPSNLDLKTGVTSEPTVHVSIQTEPDTWVTISQRLELQEKLPSCPEVDVDMISEPIVHVSIQTELNTWETISPETDLQETFSSSPDVETDITPEPTVHVSIQTELDTLETISPDTDLQETFSSSPDLETDKILEPLVHTSMQTEVDNWETTSPETDLQETLPSSPDLETNKTLEPPVHASIQTELDTWETISPEIDQEEIFVTGQDENIIPLDSSPQDITLSGPHQRTTPPSSPMSGAEHTPDSNALVPLHQELERWKPPPQEIDHLDIFSSSLEMDTSNVSGPTVKESVPIKEMYWEIILAMLLGLSNHQAITLTDEKHETAHPLDLDNQERIFSSPDEAKTPLPSPKHQIEDISNPDAQATLKQKLEEWATLSEETNLCNTLTFTTESHSEKTPVLSDVDDHISDGIEKETIEIIDIMPLRIEVQEANQIVEDHWAITPLSPDNSDQENAVPASDHQPTPLLTLDQEQEAEDTAHDPVQDLIVQTDQESGEITPLRTDLVATFLTDQDNEATMPPVDIKPKEPAQLVLESQIIPSFSPDQQTEDIPDLSSQVSLQPGSGPCDTMSSGTELQNIILVDQDQRIIPPLNLDNEEMTLLSSNQCTIHPPSPPDRQSEVAEDLNSQATSPRDLEYSAKLSEGREYDTPSSSASPSITISSISENETESGTESTHASSTSPGNVDDEEEMPPSPDKTISSSSSNHQIEAPTGRDHQPETELSSDHQDEVESGLPHQLHSVQKKQTKLHLNYIKPYTIEGGTISDKTAHAIINSIPQKRIKNDICKDVPLPLDEYNSCEYIVCLICASWIPDGCPHEGMKYPCEAQLLAVPIPIPMCEEEIDIKFVFKCPEATVSSLFSTSSTHSCARKSSEGAESFISDTMLPVPSRPKWFHFILGKSLPQWKKDSPRSPEPLLDKVFEEGSISKEGEKAKTHRTSFRSLLERFQWRQKETK, via the coding sequence CAGCAGAACTGATCCAGTTCCCTCAAAATAGTCTGTATCGCCAAACCTCATCAGTGTTGTTACCATGTCATCCACACCGGATTTCACCATTCTGGGAAAAAGAATACCAGTCAAGGACTGAACTGATGTCTCTCCTTCAACAAACTTCTAATACCTCACAATCATCACACCGTCACTACCACAAGAATGTACAAGAGCCTACATCTTGGCTCAAACATTCAGGCAATGCTCCCAAGATGCCCCACCTTAATTATAGAGCAGTGGCAGCGCCATTGCCCCGTCTTCATCACCTGGCTAAACCAGCTTCTCGTCACAAGCACCGTACAGTGGCTCCAGTCTTGCCTTTACCTAGGACTGATATCCCAACCAGAAAAACTTCTGGGTCTTTGATTCCCATTGATCAGTGCCTTATACCTCCTCTCAGTCTCAAACACCAGTATGATTTTCCTTCGGATTCTGACCACCGGTTGGAGAATTCTTCAGGTTCTGACCATCTTCCCAAGATTTTCCCAGCTTGTGATCATTTGAGTATTGAGGATCTATCACTTCTTAACCCAAAGGACCCAATTTCAACCTTCTCTGACCACCAGACTAAGGTTCCATTATATAAGGGCCACAAATCCAGGGATACTCCAGTTCCTGACACCCAGATCAAGACCAGTGGTCCTCTGGCAAGACCCCCCACTCAGGGGACCAAAGTTTTGCCAAGACCCAGGCGCCGGATCAAGGCTACCAATGCACTGTTAGGACTTTTTAACTTGGACCCTGTACTCCATCCACTTGCAAAATCATTACCTTTTACTAACTGGACCAAGGGCCCAAATTTCAGATCACCATCTCCAAACCACCAGGCCCAGACCCAAGCTCTGAAGACATCACATAGTGACTTGCAGCTCAAGGAAGCAATGTCCTTTTTACAATACCTTGAGCACCGTCCTAGACCCCTAGCTGTACCTACATCTCATCTGAATCGGAAAAACAGGTCTACAACAGTATGCAAGTATAACAATCGCCAACTACATGGACCATGCTCTCTTGCCCATGTCTCAGTTCAAACAGAACAAGACAACTGGGAAACTAAGCTTCTGAGAAAATACCTCCTGGATTCGCGTCCATGCAGTCCTGAAGAGAAGCCTTCCACATTAGTGAAAATTGACAAAGAGCCTTTTGAAGCAATTTTTCAAGGAAAAGCTATCCAGGACTTAACTCCATCTAATCTTGACCTGAAAACTGGCGTGACCTCAGAGCCAACTGTCCATGTCTCCATCCAAACAGAACCAGACACTTGGGTAACAATATCCCAAAGATTAGAGCTTCAGGAAAAACTTCCATCCTGTCCTGAAGTGGATGTTGACATGATCTCAGAGCCTATTGTCCATGTCTCCATCCAAACAGAGCTAAACACCTGGGAAACAATATCCCCAGAGACAGACCTCCAGGAAACATTTTCATCCAGTCCTGATGTGGAAACTGACATCACCCCAGAGCCTACTGTTCATGTCTCCATTCAAACAGAGCTAGACACCTTGGAAACAATATCTCCAGACACAGACCTCCAGGAAACATTTTCATCCAGTCCTGACCTGGAGACTGACAAGATCCTGGAGCCTCTTGTCCATACCTCCATGCAAACAGAGGTAGACAATTGGGAAACAACATCTCCAGAGACAGACCTCCAGGAAACACTTCCATCCAGTCCTGACCTGGAAACTAACAAGACCTTAGAGCCTCCTGTCCATGCCTCCATACAAACAGAACTAGACACTTGGGAAACAATATCCCCAGAGATAGACCAGGAGGAAATCTTTGTAACAGGACAGGATGAGAACATAATTCCACTGGACTCAAGTCCCCAGGATATAACTCTATCTGGCCCTCACCAAAGGACCACACCTCCATCCAGTCCTATGTCCGGAGCTGAGCATACGCCAGACTCCAATGCCCTGGTCCCTCTTCATCAAGAACTAGAACGATGGAAACCACCACCACAAGAAATAGATCATCTGGATATATTTTCATCCAGCCTAGAAATGGACACTAGCAATGTATCAGGACCCACTGTCAAAGAATCAGTTCCAATAAAAGAAATGTACTGGGAAATAATATTAGCAATGCTACTTGGACTATCCAATCACCAGGCAATAACATTAACAGATGAGAAACATGAAACTGCTCATCCACTGGATTTGGATAACCAGGAGAGAATATTTTCTAGCCCTGATGAGGCAAAAACACCTTTACCTAGCCCTAAGCACCAGATTGAGGATATTTCAAATCCTGATGCCCAGGCTACACTTaaacaaaaattagaagaatGGGCAACACTATCAGAGGAAACAAATCTCTGCAACACATTAACATTTACCACAGAGTCACACTCTGAGAAAACTCCAGTCCTTAGTGATGTGGATGATCATATCTCAGatggaatagagaaagaaacaattgaaatcatagatataatgCCACTGAGAATAGAAGTCCAAGAAGCAAATCAAATAGTTGAGGATCATTGGGCAATAACACCTCTTTCCCCAGACAACAGTGACCAAGAAAATGCTGTACCTGCATCTGACCATCAGCCCACACCACTCCTCACTCTGGACCAAGAGCAAGAGGCTGAAGATACAGCACATGACCCTGTCCAAGATTTAATAGTTCAAACAGACCAAGAGTCTGGAGAAATAACACCATTGAGAACAGATTTAGTGGCCACATTTCTAACCGACCAGGATAATGAGGCAACAATGCCTCCAGTGGACATAAAACCTAAAGAACCAGCTCAACTTGTCCTTGAATCTCAAATCATACCTTCATTCAGTCCTGACCAGCAGACTGAAGATATACCAGATCTAAGCTCTCAGGTGTCCCTTCAACCAGGATCTGGCCCATGTGACACAATGTCATCAGGAACAGAGCTTCAAAACATCATTTTAGTAGACCAGGATCAAAGGATAATACCACCATTGAACTTAGACAATGAGGAAATGACTCTACTTAGCTCTAACCAGTGTACAATACATCCACCTAGTCCTCCTGACAGACAGTCAGAAGTTGCTGAAGATCTCAATAGTCAGGCTACATCTCCAAGAGATTTAGAATACTCAGCAAAATTGTCTGAGGGTCGAGAGTATGATACACCTTCATCTAGTGCTAGTCCCTCAATCACTATTTCATCTATCTCAGAAAACGAGACTGAATCTGGAACAGAATCCACCCATGCATCAAGCACATCACCAGGAAATGTGGATGATGAGGAAGAAATGCCTCCAAGCCCTGACAAGACCATATCATCATCAAGTTCCAACCACCAGATTGAGGCTCCAACAGGTCGTGACCACCAGCCTGAGACTGAGCTGAGCTCCGACCACCAAGACGAGGTTGAATCTGGGCTCCCACATCAGCTCCATTCTGTGCAAAAGAAACAGACCAAATTGCATTTAAATTACATCAAACCGTACACCATCGAGGGGGGAACCATCTCTGATAAAACTGCTCATGCCATCATCAATTCCATCCctcagaagagaataaaaaatgacatttgtaaGGATGTTCCCCTCCCTCTTGATGAATACAACTCATGTGAATACATAGTCTGTTTAATTTGTGCCTCCTGGATCCCAGATGGCTGCCCACATGAAGGAATGAAATATCCATGTGAAGCTCAATTGCTTGCTGTACCAATACCTATACCCATGTGTGAGGAGGAGATTGATATAAAATTTGTCTTCAAATGCCCCGAGGCAACAGTCTCTTCCCTTTTCAGCACCTCAAGCACCCATAGCTGTGCGAGAAAGTCTTCAGAAGGTGCAGAATCATTTATCTCAGACACTATGCTACCTGTTCCATCAAGGCCAAAGTGGTTTCACTTCATCCTAGGCAAATCTCTCCCACAGTGGAAGAAAGATAGTCCTAGAAGCCCAGAGCCCCTCCTAGATAAGGTCTTCGAGGAGGGAAGCATtagcaaagaaggggaaaaggcaaAGACACATCGGACATCTTTCAGGTCTCTCCTAGAGAGATTTCAGTGGAGGCAAAAGGAAACTAAATAA
- the LOC111719702 gene encoding uncharacterized protein LOC111719702 isoform X1 — protein sequence MGEKEEEKHPSHGRKLAQKQRSDFRNRKSFSSQMGRRHRIFPKAAELIQFPQNSLYRQTSSVLLPCHPHRISPFWEKEYQSRTELMSLLQQTSNTSQSSHRHYHKNVQEPTSWLKHSGNAPKMPHLNYRAVAAPLPRLHHLAKPASRHKHRTVAPVLPLPRTDIPTRKTSGSLIPIDQCLIPPLSLKHQYDFPSDSDHRLENSSGSDHLPKIFPACDHLSIEDLSLLNPKDPISTFSDHQTKVPLYKGHKSRDTPVPDTQIKTSGPLARPPTQGTKVLPRPRRRIKATNALLGLFNLDPVLHPLAKSLPFTNWTKGPNFRSPSPNHQAQTQALKTSHSDLQLKEAMSFLQYLEHRPRPLAVPTSHLNRKNRSTTVCKYNNRQLHGPCSLAHVSVQTEQDNWETKLLRKYLLDSRPCSPEEKPSTLVKIDKEPFEAIFQGKAIQDLTPSNLDLKTGVTSEPTVHVSIQTEPDTWVTISQRLELQEKLPSCPEVDVDMISEPIVHVSIQTELNTWETISPETDLQETFSSSPDVETDITPEPTVHVSIQTELDTLETISPDTDLQETFSSSPDLETDKILEPLVHTSMQTEVDNWETTSPETDLQETLPSSPDLETNKTLEPPVHASIQTELDTWETISPEIDQEEIFVTGQDENIIPLDSSPQDITLSGPHQRTTPPSSPMSGAEHTPDSNALVPLHQELERWKPPPQEIDHLDIFSSSLEMDTSNVSGPTVKESVPIKEMYWEIILAMLLGLSNHQAITLTDEKHETAHPLDLDNQERIFSSPDEAKTPLPSPKHQIEDISNPDAQATLKQKLEEWATLSEETNLCNTLTFTTESHSEKTPVLSDVDDHISDGIEKETIEIIDIMPLRIEVQEANQIVEDHWAITPLSPDNSDQENAVPASDHQPTPLLTLDQEQEAEDTAHDPVQDLIVQTDQESGEITPLRTDLVATFLTDQDNEATMPPVDIKPKEPAQLVLESQIIPSFSPDQQTEDIPDLSSQVSLQPGSGPCDTMSSGTELQNIILVDQDQRIIPPLNLDNEEMTLLSSNQCTIHPPSPPDRQSEVAEDLNSQATSPRDLEYSAKLSEGREYDTPSSSASPSITISSISENETESGTESTHASSTSPGNVDDEEEMPPSPDKTISSSSSNHQIEAPTGRDHQPETELSSDHQDEVESGLPHQLHSVQKKQTKLHLNYIKPYTIEGGTISDKTAHAIINSIPQKRIKNDICKDVPLPLDEYNSCEYIVCLICASWIPDGCPHEGMKYPCEAQLLAVPIPIPMCEEEIDIKFVFKCPEATVSSLFSTSSTHSCARKSSEGAESFISDTMLPVPSRPKWFHFILGKSLPQWKKDSPRSPEPLLDKVFEEGSISKEGEKAKTHRTSFRSLLERFQWRQKETK from the exons gaaATCCTTTAGTAGTCAAATGGGGAGAAGACACAGAATATTCCCCAAAG CAGCAGAACTGATCCAGTTCCCTCAAAATAGTCTGTATCGCCAAACCTCATCAGTGTTGTTACCATGTCATCCACACCGGATTTCACCATTCTGGGAAAAAGAATACCAGTCAAGGACTGAACTGATGTCTCTCCTTCAACAAACTTCTAATACCTCACAATCATCACACCGTCACTACCACAAGAATGTACAAGAGCCTACATCTTGGCTCAAACATTCAGGCAATGCTCCCAAGATGCCCCACCTTAATTATAGAGCAGTGGCAGCGCCATTGCCCCGTCTTCATCACCTGGCTAAACCAGCTTCTCGTCACAAGCACCGTACAGTGGCTCCAGTCTTGCCTTTACCTAGGACTGATATCCCAACCAGAAAAACTTCTGGGTCTTTGATTCCCATTGATCAGTGCCTTATACCTCCTCTCAGTCTCAAACACCAGTATGATTTTCCTTCGGATTCTGACCACCGGTTGGAGAATTCTTCAGGTTCTGACCATCTTCCCAAGATTTTCCCAGCTTGTGATCATTTGAGTATTGAGGATCTATCACTTCTTAACCCAAAGGACCCAATTTCAACCTTCTCTGACCACCAGACTAAGGTTCCATTATATAAGGGCCACAAATCCAGGGATACTCCAGTTCCTGACACCCAGATCAAGACCAGTGGTCCTCTGGCAAGACCCCCCACTCAGGGGACCAAAGTTTTGCCAAGACCCAGGCGCCGGATCAAGGCTACCAATGCACTGTTAGGACTTTTTAACTTGGACCCTGTACTCCATCCACTTGCAAAATCATTACCTTTTACTAACTGGACCAAGGGCCCAAATTTCAGATCACCATCTCCAAACCACCAGGCCCAGACCCAAGCTCTGAAGACATCACATAGTGACTTGCAGCTCAAGGAAGCAATGTCCTTTTTACAATACCTTGAGCACCGTCCTAGACCCCTAGCTGTACCTACATCTCATCTGAATCGGAAAAACAGGTCTACAACAGTATGCAAGTATAACAATCGCCAACTACATGGACCATGCTCTCTTGCCCATGTCTCAGTTCAAACAGAACAAGACAACTGGGAAACTAAGCTTCTGAGAAAATACCTCCTGGATTCGCGTCCATGCAGTCCTGAAGAGAAGCCTTCCACATTAGTGAAAATTGACAAAGAGCCTTTTGAAGCAATTTTTCAAGGAAAAGCTATCCAGGACTTAACTCCATCTAATCTTGACCTGAAAACTGGCGTGACCTCAGAGCCAACTGTCCATGTCTCCATCCAAACAGAACCAGACACTTGGGTAACAATATCCCAAAGATTAGAGCTTCAGGAAAAACTTCCATCCTGTCCTGAAGTGGATGTTGACATGATCTCAGAGCCTATTGTCCATGTCTCCATCCAAACAGAGCTAAACACCTGGGAAACAATATCCCCAGAGACAGACCTCCAGGAAACATTTTCATCCAGTCCTGATGTGGAAACTGACATCACCCCAGAGCCTACTGTTCATGTCTCCATTCAAACAGAGCTAGACACCTTGGAAACAATATCTCCAGACACAGACCTCCAGGAAACATTTTCATCCAGTCCTGACCTGGAGACTGACAAGATCCTGGAGCCTCTTGTCCATACCTCCATGCAAACAGAGGTAGACAATTGGGAAACAACATCTCCAGAGACAGACCTCCAGGAAACACTTCCATCCAGTCCTGACCTGGAAACTAACAAGACCTTAGAGCCTCCTGTCCATGCCTCCATACAAACAGAACTAGACACTTGGGAAACAATATCCCCAGAGATAGACCAGGAGGAAATCTTTGTAACAGGACAGGATGAGAACATAATTCCACTGGACTCAAGTCCCCAGGATATAACTCTATCTGGCCCTCACCAAAGGACCACACCTCCATCCAGTCCTATGTCCGGAGCTGAGCATACGCCAGACTCCAATGCCCTGGTCCCTCTTCATCAAGAACTAGAACGATGGAAACCACCACCACAAGAAATAGATCATCTGGATATATTTTCATCCAGCCTAGAAATGGACACTAGCAATGTATCAGGACCCACTGTCAAAGAATCAGTTCCAATAAAAGAAATGTACTGGGAAATAATATTAGCAATGCTACTTGGACTATCCAATCACCAGGCAATAACATTAACAGATGAGAAACATGAAACTGCTCATCCACTGGATTTGGATAACCAGGAGAGAATATTTTCTAGCCCTGATGAGGCAAAAACACCTTTACCTAGCCCTAAGCACCAGATTGAGGATATTTCAAATCCTGATGCCCAGGCTACACTTaaacaaaaattagaagaatGGGCAACACTATCAGAGGAAACAAATCTCTGCAACACATTAACATTTACCACAGAGTCACACTCTGAGAAAACTCCAGTCCTTAGTGATGTGGATGATCATATCTCAGatggaatagagaaagaaacaattgaaatcatagatataatgCCACTGAGAATAGAAGTCCAAGAAGCAAATCAAATAGTTGAGGATCATTGGGCAATAACACCTCTTTCCCCAGACAACAGTGACCAAGAAAATGCTGTACCTGCATCTGACCATCAGCCCACACCACTCCTCACTCTGGACCAAGAGCAAGAGGCTGAAGATACAGCACATGACCCTGTCCAAGATTTAATAGTTCAAACAGACCAAGAGTCTGGAGAAATAACACCATTGAGAACAGATTTAGTGGCCACATTTCTAACCGACCAGGATAATGAGGCAACAATGCCTCCAGTGGACATAAAACCTAAAGAACCAGCTCAACTTGTCCTTGAATCTCAAATCATACCTTCATTCAGTCCTGACCAGCAGACTGAAGATATACCAGATCTAAGCTCTCAGGTGTCCCTTCAACCAGGATCTGGCCCATGTGACACAATGTCATCAGGAACAGAGCTTCAAAACATCATTTTAGTAGACCAGGATCAAAGGATAATACCACCATTGAACTTAGACAATGAGGAAATGACTCTACTTAGCTCTAACCAGTGTACAATACATCCACCTAGTCCTCCTGACAGACAGTCAGAAGTTGCTGAAGATCTCAATAGTCAGGCTACATCTCCAAGAGATTTAGAATACTCAGCAAAATTGTCTGAGGGTCGAGAGTATGATACACCTTCATCTAGTGCTAGTCCCTCAATCACTATTTCATCTATCTCAGAAAACGAGACTGAATCTGGAACAGAATCCACCCATGCATCAAGCACATCACCAGGAAATGTGGATGATGAGGAAGAAATGCCTCCAAGCCCTGACAAGACCATATCATCATCAAGTTCCAACCACCAGATTGAGGCTCCAACAGGTCGTGACCACCAGCCTGAGACTGAGCTGAGCTCCGACCACCAAGACGAGGTTGAATCTGGGCTCCCACATCAGCTCCATTCTGTGCAAAAGAAACAGACCAAATTGCATTTAAATTACATCAAACCGTACACCATCGAGGGGGGAACCATCTCTGATAAAACTGCTCATGCCATCATCAATTCCATCCctcagaagagaataaaaaatgacatttgtaaGGATGTTCCCCTCCCTCTTGATGAATACAACTCATGTGAATACATAGTCTGTTTAATTTGTGCCTCCTGGATCCCAGATGGCTGCCCACATGAAGGAATGAAATATCCATGTGAAGCTCAATTGCTTGCTGTACCAATACCTATACCCATGTGTGAGGAGGAGATTGATATAAAATTTGTCTTCAAATGCCCCGAGGCAACAGTCTCTTCCCTTTTCAGCACCTCAAGCACCCATAGCTGTGCGAGAAAGTCTTCAGAAGGTGCAGAATCATTTATCTCAGACACTATGCTACCTGTTCCATCAAGGCCAAAGTGGTTTCACTTCATCCTAGGCAAATCTCTCCCACAGTGGAAGAAAGATAGTCCTAGAAGCCCAGAGCCCCTCCTAGATAAGGTCTTCGAGGAGGGAAGCATtagcaaagaaggggaaaaggcaaAGACACATCGGACATCTTTCAGGTCTCTCCTAGAGAGATTTCAGTGGAGGCAAAAGGAAACTAAATAA